Proteins encoded by one window of Micrococcales bacterium:
- a CDS encoding cell division protein CrgA, with protein MPESRSRKIKKRSYTPPPQSKSKPPSPGWWVPTMLTVMLVGFAWVIVFYISQGSWPIRSIGQWNLLIGFGLVLGGFGMTANWR; from the coding sequence GTGCCTGAGTCTCGCTCACGCAAGATCAAGAAGCGGAGTTACACCCCGCCGCCTCAATCGAAGTCGAAACCACCGTCGCCCGGGTGGTGGGTTCCCACAATGCTCACCGTCATGCTGGTCGGCTTCGCCTGGGTCATTGTCTTCTACATCAGCCAGGGCTCCTGGCCCATCCGGTCCATTGGCCAGTGGAACCTACTGATTGGGTTTGGCCTGGTACTTGGTGGTTTTGGCATGACAGCCAACTGGCGCTAA
- a CDS encoding rhomboid family intramembrane serine protease, translating to MTTQGGQPVCAFHPDRIAYVQCQRCGARVCPPCQTPAAVGVHCPACIRQAQTARPAAKSVLGVSISQSKPWATMTAIGLCLVAYVAQMASSTVTGTSTSQLVIDFGFWAPAAGDKPYLFITAALLHATPMHLLFNMWCLWVVGTNIEMLIGRGRMVVLLLVSAVAGNMAVLAWWQLVTLGGGGQPALTIGASGAVFGLFGALLALRRSLGGDMTGIATIIVLNLVFSLLVAHISWQAHVGGLLAGSALAAVYAYAPPQQRKVAAWAGGLGGGAVLILLWVALAL from the coding sequence GTGACCACCCAAGGCGGCCAGCCGGTTTGCGCTTTCCACCCCGACCGCATCGCCTACGTTCAATGCCAGCGCTGCGGGGCCCGGGTCTGCCCGCCTTGCCAAACCCCGGCGGCCGTGGGCGTACACTGCCCGGCTTGCATTAGACAAGCCCAAACCGCCCGGCCAGCGGCAAAATCAGTCCTGGGCGTGTCGATTAGCCAATCCAAGCCCTGGGCCACTATGACGGCGATTGGGCTGTGTCTGGTGGCCTACGTGGCCCAAATGGCCAGCTCGACCGTGACCGGTACCAGTACCAGCCAGTTGGTCATCGACTTTGGTTTCTGGGCGCCGGCCGCTGGCGACAAGCCATATCTTTTCATCACGGCGGCCTTGCTCCACGCCACACCCATGCACCTGCTGTTCAACATGTGGTGTCTGTGGGTGGTTGGCACAAACATCGAGATGCTCATCGGTCGCGGCCGAATGGTGGTGTTACTACTGGTCAGCGCCGTAGCGGGCAATATGGCCGTTCTGGCCTGGTGGCAGTTGGTGACCCTTGGCGGTGGCGGCCAACCGGCCTTGACAATTGGCGCCTCAGGGGCGGTTTTTGGCCTTTTCGGCGCCTTGTTGGCGCTACGGCGCTCGCTGGGCGGCGATATGACCGGTATTGCCACCATCATTGTGCTTAACCTGGTTTTCAGCCTGCTGGTGGCCCATATCTCATGGCAGGCCCATGTTGGCGGGCTGTTAGCCGGTAGCGCCCTGGCAGCGGTCTACGCCTATGCGCCGCCGCAGCAACGAAAGGTGGCGGCCTGGGCTGGCGGTCTGGGCGGGGGGGCGGTTCTGATTCTGCTTTGGGTGGCTCTGGCGCTGTAA
- a CDS encoding peptidylprolyl isomerase, whose product MRATIHTSSGEINLELFEASAPETVANFVGLADGSKPWTDPDTGLLAERPLFPGTVFHRVISGFMIQGGDPLGNGTGGPGYDFDDEIDPQLNFSQPYVLAMANAGLRGGRGTNGSQFFITVGPTPHLFGKHTIFGQVSDEASQAVVDKIASSPTDGRDRPLDDVMIEAVDIIP is encoded by the coding sequence ATGCGAGCGACAATTCACACCTCCAGTGGTGAAATCAATCTCGAACTATTCGAAGCCTCGGCCCCCGAAACGGTCGCTAACTTTGTTGGTCTGGCGGACGGGTCAAAGCCGTGGACCGATCCGGATACAGGTCTCCTGGCCGAGCGTCCACTTTTCCCAGGAACCGTTTTCCACCGTGTCATTAGCGGTTTTATGATTCAGGGTGGTGACCCTTTGGGCAACGGCACCGGCGGCCCGGGTTACGACTTTGATGACGAAATTGATCCTCAGCTGAATTTCTCCCAGCCTTATGTCTTGGCCATGGCCAACGCCGGCCTGCGGGGCGGGCGCGGCACCAACGGCTCACAGTTCTTCATCACGGTGGGGCCAACGCCGCACCTTTTCGGCAAGCACACCATTTTTGGTCAGGTCAGCGACGAAGCCTCGCAAGCGGTAGTGGACAAAATCGCCTCTAGCCCAACTGACGGGCGCGACAGGCCGCTTGATGACGTCATGATCGAGGCCGTCGACATCATCCCGTGA
- a CDS encoding TIGR01777 family oxidoreductase, producing the protein MKVLLTGASGLIGTALRRHFEQLGHQVGRLVRGNPADADPLVWPWQPGLDQVPDQACDWAQAVISLNGSPLAKPWWTKAYRNQIIASRLDSTAALARAIGRSPNPPAVWISASATGYYGDAGETVLTENSPRGQGFLAGLCAKWEAATDAARTSTRVVLARTGLVLAKTGGLQPLILLTQKGLAARLGSGQMFWPWIGLLDHCRAVDFALTNSQLEGPVNFTGPNPARQSQVVEELARQLSRPNRLWAPALAVRAAAGPAADLLLASQRAVPAALTRAGFEFACPTLVGGIGQALGR; encoded by the coding sequence ATGAAGGTCTTGTTGACCGGCGCTTCCGGCCTGATCGGCACGGCGCTACGCCGCCACTTTGAACAGTTAGGGCATCAGGTGGGCCGGCTGGTGCGCGGTAACCCGGCCGATGCCGACCCCTTGGTTTGGCCTTGGCAACCTGGGCTTGACCAGGTCCCCGACCAGGCTTGTGACTGGGCCCAGGCGGTGATCTCGCTCAACGGTAGCCCGCTAGCCAAGCCGTGGTGGACCAAGGCCTACCGAAACCAGATCATCGCCTCCAGGCTCGATTCGACCGCGGCCCTGGCCCGTGCCATTGGACGCAGTCCAAACCCGCCGGCGGTCTGGATTAGCGCCTCGGCCACTGGCTACTACGGTGACGCCGGCGAGACGGTATTGACCGAAAACTCACCTCGCGGGCAGGGTTTCTTGGCCGGTCTTTGTGCCAAATGGGAGGCGGCCACCGACGCGGCTCGGACCTCGACGCGGGTGGTTTTGGCCCGCACCGGACTGGTTTTGGCCAAAACTGGCGGTTTGCAGCCGCTGATCCTGTTGACCCAAAAGGGTCTGGCCGCCCGCTTGGGTAGCGGCCAGATGTTCTGGCCTTGGATCGGTCTTCTTGACCACTGCCGTGCGGTCGACTTCGCCCTAACCAATTCGCAGTTGGAGGGCCCTGTCAACTTCACCGGTCCCAACCCGGCTCGCCAAAGCCAAGTCGTCGAGGAACTGGCGCGGCAGTTGTCTAGGCCAAACCGCCTATGGGCGCCGGCTCTGGCCGTTCGCGCCGCTGCCGGCCCGGCTGCGGATCTGCTACTAGCGTCTCAGCGGGCCGTCCCGGCCGCCTTGACCCGGGCTGGCTTCGAGTTTGCCTGCCCAACCCTGGTCGGCGGCATCGGCCAAGCCCTAGGGCGCTGA
- a CDS encoding FtsX-like permease family protein, with product MLRLAWRDVRLHPVRFLMSILAVVLGVSFVTGTYAMRAMLSSTFDGIITTSIDGDIYVIVDTGEVPDIALGVLQGQVPLSLAQDVAKVEGVAWTRANLGGPIVLLGKDGQPVNPAGMAGGGAPSSAFAVDPGEEPYVNWSIQGQYPAGENQIVLESATAERAGLARGDTTTVVLGQEPRQVTVTGILAPDEETAFAGAVLVGLSREAAQAAFAPAGTTESMTIWAQGDYSVDQVTKAVKAVLPAGVAAIPADDMRAASKQSIDQILGFVNTFLLVFAAIALFVGSFIIANTFAMVARQRERETAVIRALGASPRQVFASFVGQAAIVGLIGAALGLAGGFGLLTLIKRFFTSIGMTLSGALPVTLGGIAIPVVLGVATACLAAALPAWRASKVPPVDAMRQGVVQTQRSDKVRSWIGLGLMVVGLVLVIVALRQGTDGGPALGVGAAALLLGLTAASPALAPALTRVLAWPFVVLLKPFGKMARRGVVRNPRRTANTAAALLIGTALVGATTVMAASTNASIGDLLDSQMNADFMVQDLSYAPVPLGAIKQIDQTDGAKAYPLGWVPAQVDTGELEDIELGNGPNDSWEAILTLDKFEGSIAAAADSASVSKSYAASAGFKVGDPIKLVLAPKTPFEVELDQTIGMIFDTPALSIDVMLPLDLIEPLFDPVAWEQINQVAQVAVKLEPGASLDLVHQSLNQAVEPYLTLTVMDRAEFSDSIANQATQMLNMIYALLALSVVIAVLGIINTLALSVMERTREIGLMRAVGLGRSQLALITVIEGVLIAVFGTVLGLALGTGLAAALPTVFADIGLVTLVINWGALAGLLVVAALVGMVAALWPAARAARLPVLEAVSYE from the coding sequence ATGCTGCGCTTGGCCTGGCGCGATGTGCGCCTGCATCCGGTCCGGTTTTTGATGTCGATCCTGGCGGTAGTACTAGGCGTGTCGTTCGTCACTGGCACCTACGCCATGCGGGCGATGCTTTCTTCCACCTTCGACGGGATCATTACCACGTCAATCGACGGCGACATTTACGTCATCGTCGATACCGGAGAAGTGCCCGATATCGCGCTAGGAGTCCTCCAAGGGCAGGTACCCCTTTCATTGGCCCAAGACGTCGCCAAGGTCGAAGGCGTGGCCTGGACTCGGGCCAACCTGGGCGGGCCAATTGTGCTACTGGGTAAGGACGGGCAGCCGGTCAATCCGGCCGGTATGGCCGGGGGCGGGGCGCCCTCATCCGCCTTCGCTGTCGATCCGGGCGAGGAACCCTACGTCAACTGGTCGATTCAGGGCCAATACCCTGCCGGCGAAAACCAAATCGTCTTAGAGTCCGCCACAGCCGAGCGAGCCGGTTTGGCAAGAGGGGATACCACCACCGTGGTGCTGGGGCAAGAACCCAGGCAGGTCACCGTCACCGGAATCTTGGCGCCTGACGAGGAGACCGCCTTCGCCGGCGCGGTGCTAGTTGGCCTGTCAAGGGAGGCGGCCCAGGCGGCCTTCGCCCCGGCCGGCACAACCGAATCGATGACCATTTGGGCCCAAGGCGACTACTCAGTCGACCAGGTCACAAAGGCGGTCAAGGCAGTCCTGCCGGCTGGGGTGGCGGCCATCCCGGCTGATGACATGCGGGCCGCCTCGAAGCAGTCGATCGACCAGATTCTCGGTTTCGTTAACACCTTCTTGCTGGTCTTCGCGGCTATCGCCCTGTTCGTTGGATCGTTCATCATCGCCAACACTTTCGCCATGGTGGCCCGGCAGCGAGAACGTGAGACGGCTGTTATTAGGGCGCTGGGGGCCTCCCCACGCCAGGTTTTCGCCTCGTTTGTGGGGCAGGCCGCCATTGTTGGCCTAATTGGTGCGGCGCTGGGACTAGCCGGCGGTTTTGGCCTGCTGACACTGATCAAACGCTTTTTCACCTCGATAGGTATGACTCTGTCAGGCGCGCTGCCGGTGACACTGGGCGGAATCGCCATCCCGGTGGTGCTGGGTGTAGCCACGGCTTGTTTGGCGGCGGCCCTACCAGCCTGGCGGGCCTCAAAAGTGCCGCCGGTCGACGCCATGCGCCAAGGCGTGGTTCAAACCCAGCGTTCGGATAAGGTTCGTTCCTGGATTGGGCTAGGCCTGATGGTGGTGGGCCTGGTCTTGGTGATTGTGGCCTTGCGCCAAGGCACCGATGGCGGACCGGCTTTGGGCGTTGGGGCGGCCGCATTGTTGCTAGGCCTGACGGCGGCCTCACCGGCTCTGGCCCCGGCCCTGACCCGAGTCTTGGCCTGGCCCTTTGTGGTGCTGCTGAAGCCCTTTGGCAAGATGGCCCGGCGCGGCGTTGTGCGCAACCCGCGCCGCACCGCCAACACGGCTGCGGCCCTGCTAATCGGCACGGCCCTGGTTGGCGCCACCACCGTCATGGCCGCCTCGACCAACGCTTCGATTGGCGATCTGCTCGACTCCCAAATGAACGCCGATTTCATGGTTCAGGACCTGAGTTATGCCCCGGTCCCGCTAGGCGCCATCAAACAAATCGATCAGACCGACGGCGCCAAGGCCTACCCGCTGGGCTGGGTGCCAGCCCAGGTCGACACGGGCGAGCTAGAAGACATCGAGTTGGGCAACGGCCCCAACGACTCCTGGGAAGCCATCCTGACTTTGGACAAGTTTGAAGGCAGTATTGCAGCTGCGGCAGACTCCGCCTCGGTTTCGAAGTCCTACGCCGCCAGCGCCGGTTTCAAGGTGGGCGACCCAATCAAACTTGTCCTGGCCCCCAAGACCCCGTTTGAGGTTGAGCTCGACCAGACCATCGGCATGATTTTCGACACCCCGGCTTTAAGCATTGATGTGATGCTGCCGCTGGATTTGATCGAACCGTTGTTCGACCCGGTGGCCTGGGAACAGATCAATCAGGTGGCCCAAGTCGCCGTCAAACTCGAACCGGGCGCATCATTGGACCTGGTTCACCAGTCCCTCAATCAGGCTGTCGAGCCTTATTTGACCCTGACGGTTATGGACCGGGCAGAGTTTTCCGATTCCATCGCCAACCAGGCCACTCAGATGCTCAATATGATCTACGCCCTGCTGGCCTTGTCGGTAGTGATTGCGGTGCTCGGCATTATCAACACCCTGGCCTTGTCAGTGATGGAACGTACCCGTGAGATTGGACTAATGCGCGCAGTTGGTCTGGGTCGGAGCCAATTGGCTCTAATCACGGTAATTGAGGGCGTTTTGATCGCAGTCTTTGGGACCGTGCTGGGCTTGGCGCTGGGCACCGGACTGGCCGCCGCCCTGCCCACCGTCTTTGCGGATATTGGTCTGGTCACGCTGGTCATCAACTGGGGTGCCCTGGCCGGGCTCTTAGTTGTGGCGGCCTTGGTTGGCATGGTGGCCGCATTGTGGCCAGCTGCCCGAGCCGCCCGCCTGCCGGTGCTGGAGGCAGTCAGCTACGAATAA
- a CDS encoding ABC transporter ATP-binding protein, with amino-acid sequence MANQSHNTIENAALTSSGPPAVSQRQVLASAAGLTKVYGQGEAAVRALRGVDLDFDRGQFTAIMGPSGSGKSTLMHCMAGLDRPTSGTVRLGDQMISGMSERSLTKLRRTQIGFVFQAYNLVASLTALENITLPLELAHRSVEETWLNTITGVLGLSDRLTHKPAELSGGQQQRVACARALVTRPEIVFADEPTGNLDSTTSREVMRLLQRCWREFGQSLVMVTHDAAAAAYAERVVFLADGKVAGELAHPSQDEIEVALRAIRLAAAGNGNGNTNGLPSQAAGAAGAAGAGHGQLASTTKEA; translated from the coding sequence TCCCACAACACAATAGAAAATGCGGCCCTCACCTCCTCCGGTCCACCAGCCGTCTCCCAGCGGCAGGTACTGGCCAGCGCTGCCGGTCTAACCAAGGTTTATGGCCAAGGCGAAGCCGCGGTTAGGGCGCTACGCGGCGTTGACCTGGATTTCGACCGGGGCCAATTCACGGCCATTATGGGGCCGTCAGGTTCTGGTAAATCGACCCTAATGCACTGCATGGCCGGTTTGGATCGACCGACTTCCGGCACCGTTCGGCTTGGTGACCAGATGATTTCGGGAATGTCGGAACGATCGCTGACGAAACTGCGACGAACCCAAATTGGTTTTGTCTTCCAGGCTTACAATCTGGTGGCCTCGCTGACGGCGTTGGAGAACATCACCTTGCCGTTGGAATTGGCCCACCGTAGCGTCGAAGAGACTTGGCTTAACACCATTACCGGGGTATTGGGCTTATCCGACCGGTTGACCCATAAACCAGCCGAGCTATCTGGTGGTCAGCAGCAGAGGGTGGCTTGCGCCCGGGCTTTGGTGACACGGCCGGAGATTGTCTTTGCCGACGAACCGACAGGGAACCTGGATTCAACCACTTCGCGTGAGGTCATGAGGCTGTTGCAGCGGTGCTGGCGCGAGTTTGGCCAGTCGCTGGTAATGGTGACGCATGATGCGGCGGCGGCAGCTTACGCCGAACGAGTCGTCTTCCTGGCTGATGGAAAAGTGGCTGGCGAATTGGCCCACCCCAGTCAAGACGAAATTGAGGTGGCCCTGCGCGCCATCCGCCTGGCGGCCGCTGGTAACGGCAACGGCAACACCAATGGCCTGCCCAGCCAAGCGGCCGGTGCGGCCGGTGCGGCCGGCGCGGGCCACGGCCAGCTGGCCAGCACCACCAAGGAAGCCTGA